From a single Bacillus pseudomycoides DSM 12442 genomic region:
- a CDS encoding peptide ABC transporter substrate-binding protein: MKKKIPLILASTLTVSMLGACSYQQEDTKASTKEGSASGKQVLNLPEAAEIPTMDTTLSTDAASSNIMNNTMEGLYRLGKDDKLVPGVAKSYEKTEDGKKYVFKLRDDAKWSNGEPVTAKDFVYSWRRAVDSNTGAKFAYILFDVKNAEKINKKELPVEELGVKAIDDHTLEVELDNPVPYFVSLTVYPTFYPLNEKFVKEQGDKFGLESNTTLYNGPFVLNEWKHEQSFQLKKNETYWDNKVVKLEEVNFNILKDRSTAINLYETNAIDRVVLTSEFVDKYKKDSDFKTIKKPSTQFIRLNEKNKFLANKNIRKAISMAFERENIGKVILNDGSQGMYGFVPKGLAKGPNGKDFREENGNLIKEDIKEAQKYWEAGKKELGVDKVDLELLNFDTDDAKKIGEYLKGQFEKNLPGLTISMKMQPFAQKLKLEASGEYAMSYAGWAPDYMDPMAFLDMYTTGNPQNKVNYANPAYDELIKKAKVETDVQSRWDALLKAEKQLLDDAAIAPVYQPGKAYLQRSSITGLLEHKYGGEFSYKWVEVKK, from the coding sequence ATGAAGAAAAAGATACCACTAATACTTGCATCGACATTGACGGTCAGTATGCTTGGTGCTTGTAGTTATCAGCAAGAAGATACGAAAGCGAGTACGAAAGAAGGCAGTGCTTCAGGCAAACAAGTACTAAATTTACCTGAAGCTGCTGAAATTCCGACAATGGATACAACATTATCAACAGATGCGGCATCTTCTAACATAATGAATAACACAATGGAAGGATTATATCGCCTTGGAAAAGACGATAAACTCGTTCCAGGTGTGGCAAAGTCTTATGAGAAAACGGAAGATGGTAAGAAGTACGTATTTAAATTACGTGATGATGCGAAGTGGTCTAATGGGGAACCTGTAACAGCTAAAGACTTTGTATATTCTTGGAGACGAGCTGTCGATTCAAATACAGGTGCAAAATTTGCTTACATATTATTCGATGTAAAGAATGCAGAAAAAATTAATAAAAAAGAGTTGCCAGTTGAAGAACTTGGCGTAAAAGCAATTGATGATCACACACTAGAAGTGGAATTAGACAACCCTGTTCCTTACTTTGTTAGCTTAACGGTATATCCAACATTCTATCCATTAAATGAAAAGTTCGTAAAAGAACAAGGGGATAAATTTGGATTAGAATCTAATACGACGCTCTATAACGGTCCGTTCGTCTTAAATGAGTGGAAACATGAACAAAGTTTCCAGCTTAAGAAAAATGAGACGTACTGGGACAATAAAGTAGTGAAGCTGGAAGAAGTAAACTTCAATATTCTAAAGGATCGTTCAACTGCAATAAATTTATATGAAACAAATGCAATTGATCGTGTCGTATTGACATCAGAATTTGTAGATAAATACAAAAAAGATTCTGATTTCAAGACAATTAAGAAACCTTCTACACAGTTTATTCGTTTAAACGAAAAGAACAAGTTCTTAGCGAATAAGAACATTCGTAAAGCAATATCAATGGCCTTTGAACGTGAAAATATCGGGAAAGTTATTTTAAACGATGGTTCACAGGGGATGTACGGTTTTGTTCCGAAAGGTTTAGCGAAAGGACCAAATGGAAAAGACTTCCGTGAAGAAAATGGAAATCTGATCAAAGAAGATATAAAAGAGGCTCAAAAATATTGGGAAGCTGGTAAAAAAGAACTTGGTGTTGATAAAGTAGATTTAGAGTTGCTGAACTTTGATACAGATGATGCTAAGAAAATCGGTGAGTATTTAAAAGGGCAATTTGAAAAGAATTTACCAGGCTTAACAATTTCAATGAAAATGCAGCCATTTGCACAAAAATTAAAACTTGAAGCAAGTGGAGAATATGCAATGTCGTATGCAGGATGGGCCCCAGATTATATGGATCCGATGGCATTCCTAGATATGTATACAACAGGAAATCCGCAAAACAAAGTCAACTATGCAAATCCAGCATATGACGAATTAATTAAGAAGGCAAAAGTAGAGACAGATGTACAATCTCGTTGGGATGCACTGTTGAAAGCTGAAAAACAATTGTTGGATGATGCAGCAATTGCTCCAGTATATCAACCAGGAAAAGCATATTTACAACGCAGCTCTATTACAGGGTTGCTAGAACATAAATATGGTGGCGAATTTAGCTACAAATGGGTTGAAGTCAAAAAATAA
- a CDS encoding ABC transporter ATP-binding protein produces MTNQREKLIEVKNVKQHFNVSGGVVKAVNDISFDIYRGETFGLVGESGCGKSTTGRTIIRLYDATAGEVLFDGENVHGKKSRAELKKFNRKMQMIFQDPYASLNPRMTVGDIIAEGIDIHGLAKSKKERMDRVHELLNTVGLNKEHANRFPHEFSGGQRQRIGIARALAVEPEFIIADEPISALDVSIQAQVVNLLKQLQREKGLTYLFIAHDLSMVKYISDRIGVMYRGQIVELTSSDELYENPIHPYTKSLLSAIPLPDPDYERNRKRIVYDPSQHQYGNETPTMREIRPGHFVLCSEAEYKKYKEIYQ; encoded by the coding sequence ATGACTAATCAACGTGAAAAATTAATTGAAGTAAAAAATGTAAAGCAGCACTTCAACGTTAGTGGTGGTGTTGTAAAAGCGGTCAACGACATTTCATTTGATATTTACCGCGGTGAAACATTTGGACTTGTAGGGGAATCTGGTTGCGGAAAATCAACAACTGGAAGAACGATTATCAGGTTATATGATGCAACTGCTGGAGAAGTGCTGTTCGACGGTGAAAATGTACATGGTAAGAAATCACGAGCAGAATTAAAGAAATTTAATCGTAAAATGCAAATGATTTTCCAAGATCCATACGCATCATTAAATCCTCGTATGACAGTTGGGGATATTATTGCAGAAGGCATTGATATTCACGGTTTAGCAAAAAGCAAAAAAGAACGTATGGATCGTGTGCATGAATTATTGAACACAGTTGGGTTAAATAAAGAGCATGCCAATCGTTTCCCGCATGAGTTCTCTGGTGGACAACGTCAACGTATCGGAATTGCTCGTGCACTTGCGGTAGAACCGGAATTTATTATTGCGGATGAACCAATTTCAGCACTTGACGTATCCATTCAGGCGCAAGTTGTAAACTTACTGAAACAACTGCAAAGAGAAAAAGGCTTAACATATTTATTCATTGCCCATGATTTATCGATGGTAAAATACATCAGTGATCGTATTGGTGTTATGTACCGTGGACAAATTGTTGAATTAACAAGCAGTGATGAGCTATACGAGAATCCAATTCATCCGTATACAAAATCACTATTATCAGCAATTCCGCTTCCAGATCCGGATTATGAACGCAATCGTAAGCGTATCGTATATGATCCATCTCAGCATCAATATGGTAATGAAACGCCTACTATGCGAGAAATTCGCCCTGGACATTTTGTTCTTTGTTCAGAAGCAGAATACAAGAAATATAAAGAAATCTATCAATAA
- the spx gene encoding transcriptional regulator Spx, with translation MVTLYSSPSCTSCRKAKLWLEENHIPYTERNIFSDPLTIEEIKEILRMTESGTDEIISTRSKVFQELNVNLESLPLQDLYKMIRDYPGILRRPIMIDEKRLQVGYNEDEIRRFLPRTVRTFQLREAQRLVN, from the coding sequence ATGGTAACACTATATAGTTCTCCAAGTTGTACGTCTTGTAGAAAGGCGAAATTATGGCTAGAGGAAAATCATATTCCCTATACAGAACGTAATATTTTCTCAGATCCATTAACGATTGAGGAAATTAAAGAAATTTTACGCATGACAGAAAGCGGAACGGATGAGATTATTTCAACTCGTTCGAAAGTTTTCCAAGAGTTAAACGTTAACTTAGAATCTTTACCACTTCAAGATTTATATAAGATGATTCGTGACTACCCAGGCATTTTACGTCGTCCTATTATGATTGACGAAAAACGTCTTCAAGTAGGTTATAACGAAGATGAAATTCGTCGTTTCTTACCACGTACAGTAAGAACATTTCAGTTACGTGAGGCACAGCGTCTTGTAAATTAA
- the opp3b gene encoding oligopeptide ABC transporter permease, whose translation MGRYALKRFVYMALTLFLITTLTFFLMKLLPGSPLKNQEKLSPAQKEIILEKYGLNDPVPVQYARYLGNLVKGDLGVSFQYDNRPVTDMIVDRIGPSAQLGFQAIVLGTFIGLILGIIAALRNNTWVDYGATIISVLGMSVPSFVFAALLQYFVGVKLGWFPVAFWKGPEFTVMPTVALSMAVTATIARFARAELIEVMQADYILTAKAKGISQGVIIIKHALRNALIPVVTILGPMVAGLITGTLVIEQIYAVPGLGEQFVKSIQLNDYTVIMGTTIFYSAIFILVIFIVDILYGIIDPRIRLAGGKK comes from the coding sequence ATGGGACGTTATGCATTAAAACGTTTCGTGTACATGGCTTTGACGTTATTTTTAATCACTACGCTGACATTCTTTTTAATGAAATTACTGCCGGGTTCTCCGCTTAAAAACCAAGAGAAATTATCTCCGGCGCAGAAAGAAATCATTTTAGAAAAATATGGTTTGAATGATCCGGTGCCAGTGCAATATGCGCGCTACTTAGGGAACTTAGTAAAAGGTGATTTAGGAGTATCATTCCAGTACGATAACCGTCCTGTAACGGATATGATTGTTGATCGTATTGGACCATCAGCACAGCTTGGTTTCCAGGCGATCGTATTAGGAACATTTATAGGTCTAATTTTAGGGATTATCGCAGCACTTCGTAATAATACATGGGTGGATTACGGGGCAACCATTATTTCTGTACTCGGAATGTCGGTACCATCCTTCGTATTCGCAGCGTTACTACAATATTTTGTAGGGGTAAAACTTGGTTGGTTCCCAGTTGCATTCTGGAAAGGTCCTGAATTTACAGTCATGCCAACGGTTGCTTTATCGATGGCAGTTACTGCGACAATTGCACGTTTCGCTCGTGCGGAGTTAATCGAAGTAATGCAAGCAGATTATATTTTAACAGCAAAAGCAAAAGGAATTAGTCAAGGTGTCATTATTATAAAACATGCACTTCGTAATGCATTGATTCCGGTTGTTACAATTTTAGGACCAATGGTTGCGGGATTAATTACAGGGACGCTTGTTATTGAGCAAATCTATGCTGTACCTGGACTTGGGGAGCAATTCGTTAAATCGATTCAATTGAATGATTATACGGTTATTATGGGAACGACAATTTTCTATAGTGCAATCTTTATTTTAGTAATTTTCATTGTTGATATTTTATACGGAATAATTGATCCTCGTATTCGTTTAGCGGGAGGGAAAAAATGA
- a CDS encoding TerC family protein: MELDFLTSILMIVGIDVVLGGDNAIVIALASRNLPESKRNKAIFIGTVLAIVLRILLTILAVYLLDIPFLQLIGGILLTLIAVNLLTDNNNDLSSIQGKTTLFQAIRTIVFADLVMGFDNVLAIAGAAHGNFTLVIIGLLISIPIIIWGSKLILLFMERFPFLIYCGGAVLAYTAGRMITHEARLANFFQHNPAFATSIPFLFIFTVLTIGFIVQHIKLGNVK; encoded by the coding sequence ATGGAGTTAGATTTTTTGACATCTATACTAATGATTGTCGGTATCGATGTTGTACTAGGCGGTGATAACGCAATTGTAATTGCGCTTGCAAGCCGAAACTTACCTGAATCTAAACGGAATAAAGCTATTTTTATTGGTACGGTCCTAGCAATCGTGCTGCGAATTCTTCTTACAATACTTGCTGTATACTTACTCGATATTCCCTTCTTACAACTTATTGGCGGCATCCTACTTACACTGATTGCCGTAAATTTACTAACCGACAATAATAATGATCTTTCTTCTATACAAGGAAAAACGACATTATTTCAAGCAATCCGTACAATTGTATTTGCCGATCTCGTTATGGGTTTTGATAATGTCCTTGCGATTGCTGGAGCGGCTCATGGGAATTTTACACTCGTAATTATCGGATTATTAATTTCTATCCCTATTATTATTTGGGGAAGCAAACTCATCTTACTATTTATGGAGCGGTTTCCTTTTCTCATTTATTGCGGAGGAGCAGTTCTTGCTTACACGGCTGGCAGAATGATCACCCATGAAGCGAGACTTGCGAACTTTTTCCAGCATAACCCGGCCTTTGCAACAAGTATACCCTTCCTCTTTATTTTCACAGTATTAACAATCGGGTTTATTGTTCAGCATATCAAATTAGGGAATGTAAAGTAA
- a CDS encoding DUF3899 domain-containing protein: protein MIVSSIGAFLFSAQFLLNFVNIMFYIALFFVILGGFLFLFQSGFFNITMYAFQKVFGTNKKVESLIEEEESAIDKKERIYKTYSFTWTYPICITGVLLGLISTIISFTILM from the coding sequence ATAATCGTTTCTAGCATTGGTGCATTCCTATTTTCAGCTCAATTTTTGTTGAATTTTGTCAATATCATGTTTTACATTGCATTATTTTTTGTTATTTTAGGAGGTTTTTTATTTCTATTTCAAAGTGGATTTTTCAACATAACAATGTACGCTTTCCAAAAAGTATTTGGAACAAATAAAAAGGTAGAATCTTTAATTGAAGAAGAAGAATCAGCAATAGATAAAAAAGAAAGAATATATAAAACGTATTCTTTCACATGGACATACCCCATCTGCATTACAGGTGTTCTTTTAGGCCTCATCTCTACGATCATTAGCTTTACTATTTTGATGTAG
- a CDS encoding MATE family efflux transporter: protein MTVTTSKKGQEEKLNLFFLTWPIFLEVFLFMLMGIADTFMLSALSDDAVSGVGAANQYLHIAILVLEVIGNGAAIVVSQYLGSKRYMEASKISALAVTLNLGVGLIISAGFLLFSKNMMMTMNLQGDVLTYAQNYLSIVGGAIFLQAIINSLAAIIRVHGFTKQAMLISLGMNIFHIAGNYVLIFGKFGFPEMGVQGAAISSSFSRLIALIVFFWLLYRVMEYRVKLNYYITLSKEYIGKILKIGIPSAFEQVMYQACQIVFLYYATYLGAESLAARQYATNISMFTYLFAIAIGMGTAIIVGRLVGGNEKDEAYVRVWKSVKWAIGVTLCMVILVITFRTQLMGLFTDNPHVIALGATVLLLSILLETGRTMNIVIINSLRAAGDAKYPVLIGAFSMVLMSLPLGYFFVFYLYMGLPGIWLAIAIDEWTRAIIMFFRWKSRAWENYALVKPETSEESAPVQA from the coding sequence ATGACAGTGACTACGTCCAAAAAAGGGCAGGAAGAAAAATTAAATTTATTTTTCTTAACATGGCCTATTTTTTTAGAGGTTTTTCTTTTTATGTTAATGGGGATTGCTGATACTTTTATGCTAAGTGCACTATCAGATGACGCGGTATCAGGTGTTGGGGCAGCGAATCAATATCTTCATATCGCAATATTAGTACTAGAAGTAATCGGAAACGGGGCCGCAATTGTTGTTTCTCAATACCTTGGTTCTAAACGATATATGGAAGCATCAAAAATATCAGCTTTAGCGGTAACATTAAACTTAGGAGTCGGGCTCATCATAAGCGCCGGTTTTCTTTTATTTTCGAAAAATATGATGATGACGATGAATTTACAAGGTGACGTATTAACTTACGCACAAAATTATTTATCAATTGTTGGAGGAGCAATCTTTCTTCAAGCCATTATTAATTCACTGGCTGCCATTATTCGTGTTCATGGATTTACAAAACAAGCAATGTTGATTTCATTAGGAATGAACATTTTTCATATTGCTGGAAACTATGTACTTATTTTCGGGAAATTCGGTTTTCCAGAAATGGGCGTTCAAGGTGCTGCTATATCATCATCTTTCAGCCGTTTAATCGCACTCATTGTCTTCTTCTGGTTACTATACCGCGTCATGGAATATCGCGTGAAGTTGAACTACTACATTACCTTATCAAAAGAATATATCGGCAAGATTTTAAAGATTGGTATTCCATCGGCTTTTGAACAAGTTATGTACCAAGCATGTCAAATTGTCTTTTTATATTATGCGACATACTTAGGAGCAGAATCATTAGCTGCAAGACAGTATGCAACAAATATTTCAATGTTTACTTACTTATTCGCTATCGCCATCGGAATGGGAACAGCGATCATTGTTGGGCGTTTAGTCGGTGGAAATGAGAAAGACGAAGCATATGTACGTGTATGGAAAAGTGTAAAGTGGGCCATTGGTGTTACGTTATGTATGGTCATTCTCGTCATAACATTTCGCACGCAGTTAATGGGGTTATTTACAGATAATCCTCATGTCATCGCTTTAGGCGCAACCGTTCTTTTATTAAGCATTCTACTAGAAACAGGCCGAACGATGAATATTGTCATCATTAATTCCTTGCGGGCTGCTGGTGATGCAAAATATCCAGTTTTAATTGGCGCATTCTCAATGGTATTAATGAGTTTACCACTTGGCTACTTTTTTGTATTTTATTTGTACATGGGACTGCCCGGCATTTGGTTAGCCATTGCGATTGATGAATGGACACGTGCCATCATTATGTTCTTCCGCTGGAAAAGCAGAGCATGGGAAAATTATGCCCTTGTTAAACCGGAGACTTCTGAAGAATCAGCTCCTGTTCAAGCTTAA
- a CDS encoding peptide ABC transporter substrate-binding protein — translation MKKKVPVLVASTLAMSMVLGACSYQKDESQAKAKGESGNNNAKQVINLTETQEIPTMDTALSADAVSSRVMNNTMEGLYRLDKGDKLVPGVAKSSEKSADGKKYTFKLREDAKWSNGDPVTAKDFVYAWQRAINPDKAAVSAYIMFDVKNAQKINKKEMTPDQLGVKAIDDYTLEVELEHPVPYFENLMIYPLFYPVNEKYAKEQGDKFGLEANTTLYNGPFVLSDWKHERSFQIKKNPSYWDNKEVKLEEVNFNIVKDMATSINLYDTKAIDRANLRSEFVDKYKGDKDFKTANEATVSYLRFNQKNEALANKNIRKAISLAFERKPLVETILNNGSTEATGLIPSKFITGPNKKDFRAENGELVKANAKEAKKYWEAGKKELGKDKIEIELLNEDVDLSKRTGEYLKGELEKNLPGFTLKIKQQPFAQKLKLEESGDYEMTFALWSPDFPDPVTYLDMFITDGTQNKMKYSNPKYDEIIMKAKTDGSDVQARWNSLLEAEKILMDDAAIAPVYQRSTAYLQKGTVKDIYKHNYGGDLSFKWASVGK, via the coding sequence ATGAAGAAAAAAGTACCAGTTTTAGTAGCGTCGACATTAGCGATGAGCATGGTTTTAGGAGCATGTAGTTATCAAAAAGATGAGTCGCAAGCGAAAGCAAAAGGGGAAAGCGGCAATAATAATGCGAAACAAGTTATAAATTTAACTGAAACACAAGAAATTCCAACGATGGACACAGCGTTATCAGCTGATGCAGTATCATCGCGAGTGATGAATAATACGATGGAAGGGCTATACCGCCTTGATAAAGGGGATAAACTCGTTCCAGGTGTAGCGAAATCAAGTGAAAAATCAGCAGACGGGAAAAAGTATACTTTTAAATTACGCGAAGATGCGAAGTGGTCAAATGGAGATCCTGTAACAGCGAAAGACTTTGTATATGCTTGGCAACGAGCAATTAATCCAGATAAAGCAGCAGTATCAGCATATATTATGTTTGATGTTAAAAACGCACAGAAAATTAATAAAAAAGAAATGACACCAGATCAATTAGGTGTAAAGGCCATTGATGATTATACATTAGAAGTAGAATTAGAGCATCCAGTTCCATACTTTGAAAACTTAATGATTTATCCACTGTTTTATCCTGTAAATGAAAAGTATGCGAAAGAGCAAGGGGACAAGTTTGGTCTAGAGGCAAATACAACACTATATAATGGACCATTTGTATTAAGTGACTGGAAGCATGAAAGAAGTTTCCAAATAAAGAAAAATCCATCATACTGGGACAATAAAGAAGTGAAGCTAGAAGAAGTGAATTTTAATATTGTAAAAGATATGGCAACATCGATTAACTTATATGATACAAAAGCGATAGACCGTGCTAACTTAAGATCTGAGTTTGTTGATAAATATAAAGGGGATAAAGATTTTAAAACGGCAAATGAAGCTACTGTATCCTATCTTCGTTTCAATCAGAAAAATGAAGCTTTAGCAAATAAAAACATACGTAAAGCAATTTCTCTTGCCTTTGAACGTAAACCACTTGTTGAGACGATTTTAAACAATGGCTCTACTGAAGCAACAGGATTAATTCCAAGCAAATTTATTACAGGGCCAAATAAAAAAGACTTCCGAGCTGAAAATGGGGAGTTAGTAAAAGCAAACGCGAAAGAAGCGAAGAAATATTGGGAAGCTGGTAAAAAAGAATTAGGAAAAGATAAGATTGAGATTGAGCTATTAAATGAAGATGTAGATTTATCTAAGAGAACAGGGGAGTACTTAAAAGGAGAGTTAGAAAAGAACTTACCTGGTTTTACATTGAAAATTAAGCAACAGCCATTTGCGCAAAAGCTTAAACTTGAAGAAAGTGGAGATTATGAAATGACATTTGCTTTATGGAGTCCAGACTTCCCAGATCCAGTAACTTACCTTGATATGTTTATAACAGATGGCACGCAAAATAAAATGAAATACTCTAATCCGAAATACGATGAAATTATTATGAAAGCGAAGACTGACGGTAGCGATGTACAAGCGCGCTGGAATAGTTTACTTGAAGCAGAAAAAATCCTTATGGATGATGCAGCAATTGCTCCTGTATATCAACGTAGCACGGCTTATTTACAAAAAGGAACAGTTAAAGATATTTATAAGCATAATTATGGCGGAGATTTAAGCTTCAAGTGGGCATCTGTCGGAAAATAA
- a CDS encoding ABC transporter ATP-binding protein yields MKTLLEVKDLQVSFDTHAGEVQAVRGVTFDLKKGETLAIVGESGSGKSVTSKALMGLIPNPPGRIKNGEIVFDGRDLTKLTEKEMQQVRGKEIAMIFQDPMTSLNPTMTIGNQIMEGLIKHQGMSKADARKVALELLDLVGIPNPEARLKQYPHQFSGGMRQRVVIAMALACNPKLLIADEPTTALDVTIQAQILELMKDIQQKTEAAIIFITHDLGVVANVADRVAVMYAGKVVEIGTVDEIFYNPKHPYTWGLIASMPSLDGSEAELYAIPGTPPDLLKPPKGDAFAPRNPQALKIDFEMEPPFFKVSDTHYAATWLLHEQAPEVQPPEVVQKRILQMKAGEQHD; encoded by the coding sequence ATGAAAACATTGTTAGAGGTAAAAGATTTACAAGTCTCCTTTGATACACATGCTGGTGAAGTACAAGCTGTTCGCGGAGTTACATTTGATTTGAAAAAGGGAGAAACATTAGCGATTGTAGGAGAATCTGGTTCTGGGAAATCAGTTACTTCGAAAGCGCTAATGGGACTCATCCCAAATCCTCCAGGACGTATTAAAAATGGAGAAATTGTATTTGATGGTCGTGATTTAACAAAATTAACAGAAAAAGAAATGCAGCAAGTGCGCGGGAAAGAAATTGCAATGATTTTCCAAGATCCGATGACATCACTAAATCCAACGATGACAATCGGTAATCAAATTATGGAAGGTCTTATTAAACACCAAGGGATGAGCAAAGCGGATGCGCGTAAAGTTGCGTTAGAACTGCTTGATCTTGTTGGAATTCCAAATCCAGAAGCGCGTTTAAAACAATACCCACACCAATTCTCTGGTGGTATGAGACAGCGTGTTGTTATTGCGATGGCATTAGCTTGTAATCCGAAACTATTGATTGCGGATGAGCCGACAACAGCACTTGATGTTACAATTCAAGCACAAATTTTAGAGCTTATGAAGGACATTCAACAGAAAACAGAAGCGGCGATTATTTTCATTACGCATGATTTAGGTGTAGTAGCAAACGTTGCGGACAGAGTTGCTGTTATGTATGCAGGTAAAGTCGTTGAAATTGGTACGGTTGATGAAATTTTCTACAACCCAAAACACCCGTATACATGGGGATTAATCGCATCTATGCCAAGTTTAGATGGCTCAGAAGCGGAGTTATATGCAATTCCTGGAACACCTCCAGATTTATTAAAACCGCCAAAAGGGGATGCATTTGCACCACGTAACCCACAGGCACTAAAAATTGACTTTGAAATGGAACCACCATTCTTTAAAGTTAGTGATACACATTATGCGGCAACATGGTTACTTCATGAGCAAGCACCAGAAGTACAACCGCCAGAAGTCGTTCAAAAACGAATTCTTCAAATGAAAGCAGGTGAACAACATGACTAA
- the opp3C gene encoding oligopeptide ABC transporter permease, with protein MMKDVQKLSPDLFQPANRSNVDNEVIARPSLTFWQDVRRRLFKHKGAMFGFVLLVIIALLAIFGPMVSKHSYKDQDLGRAKMPPKIPVIENIHWLPFDGTDQYGVDQYEKRDIKEYFWFGTDDLGRDLWTRTWEGTRVSLYIALLAAAIDLVIGVAYGGISAFYGGRVDNIMQRVMEIINGIPYLIIVILMVIIMDPGILSITFAMAITGWIGMSRIVRGQVLKLKNQEYVLASRTLGATNTQLIVKHLIPNVMGPIIVMTMFTIPTAVFGEAFLSFIGLGIQPPTASLGSLVNDGYKSIQTYPHMMFIPAVVISMLILAFNLMADGLRDALDPKMRK; from the coding sequence ATGATGAAAGACGTACAAAAATTATCTCCAGATTTATTTCAACCAGCCAATCGAAGCAATGTTGATAATGAAGTCATTGCCCGACCAAGCTTAACGTTTTGGCAAGATGTAAGAAGACGTTTGTTTAAACATAAAGGAGCAATGTTTGGTTTTGTATTGCTTGTCATCATTGCGCTTTTAGCAATTTTTGGACCGATGGTAAGTAAACATTCCTATAAAGACCAAGATTTAGGACGTGCAAAAATGCCGCCGAAAATTCCAGTGATAGAAAATATTCATTGGTTACCATTTGATGGTACAGATCAATATGGTGTTGATCAATATGAGAAACGTGATATTAAAGAGTATTTCTGGTTCGGTACAGATGATCTTGGACGTGACCTTTGGACAAGAACATGGGAAGGAACACGCGTATCATTATATATCGCTCTTTTAGCAGCGGCAATTGACCTAGTAATTGGGGTTGCATACGGAGGTATTTCAGCGTTCTATGGTGGACGAGTGGATAACATTATGCAACGTGTTATGGAAATTATTAACGGTATTCCATATTTAATCATTGTAATCTTAATGGTAATTATTATGGATCCAGGTATTTTATCAATTACATTCGCGATGGCAATTACAGGTTGGATTGGAATGTCGCGGATTGTACGTGGACAAGTATTAAAATTAAAAAACCAAGAGTATGTATTAGCATCTCGTACATTAGGTGCAACAAACACACAATTAATTGTGAAGCACTTAATTCCGAACGTAATGGGACCAATTATCGTTATGACAATGTTTACAATTCCTACAGCGGTGTTTGGTGAAGCATTCTTAAGCTTCATTGGTCTTGGTATTCAGCCGCCAACTGCATCACTTGGTTCTCTTGTAAATGATGGATATAAGTCAATTCAAACATATCCACATATGATGTTCATCCCTGCGGTTGTCATCAGTATGTTAATTTTAGCATTTAACTTAATGGCAGATGGATTACGCGATGCGTTAGATCCAAAAATGCGTAAGTAA